In Desulfopila inferna, a single genomic region encodes these proteins:
- a CDS encoding glycoside hydrolase family 65 protein: MLHRERLNPPRYIYPGDEWKIIEKKFYPAFLGQMETIFALSNGYLGMRGTFEEGRPFYNHGNLINGFYESWPIVYGEKAYGFAKTGQTIVNLHDLKVIRLFVDDEPFFLPTADLRHFERTLDMKAGTLTRDILWEMPSGKLVSIKSTRMVSFEHRHLAAIQYEVKVLNSHAPLVILSEITPHRTIRGTDGDPRDTRVFREKVLNPETKVAADLQIILGFITRNSQMTLGCGFDHSVETENPVSWENEALADEGKIIFSVEAQPEIPIRITKWMSFHTSRKTAPEDLCRRVKLTLVRAKEDGFDALLNSQKEFLENYWQKSDVQMAVTERRKTGGRSTEEWQQAIRWNLFQLCQASSRAEGTGIPAKGLTGGGYEGHYFWDIEIYVLPFLIYTNPRIAKNLLKFRHSMLDGARQRARDVNQRGALFPWRTINGDEASAHYAAGTAQYHINADIMFGLKKYVEVTGDLEFLYREGAEMLVETARLWRSLGFFSQRKDGRFCIHGVTGPDEYNTVVNNNAYTNLMARENLWFAADTIDNLHLDDVGNYQSLLDKTLLDYAEVEEWRRAADHMYIPYDENLGIHPQDDSFLEKKEWDFAGTPPENYPLLLHYHPLVIYRHRVIKQTDLVLALFLLGQEFSEEEKLRNFNYYDRLTTGDSSLSVGVQSIMASEIKNYRKAGQYARYAVLMDLADIGGNIGHGAHIASIGASWMVLAYGFAGMRDYNGNISFNPRIPERCTLFRFCLRIRGSSVEVELIPEAAVYRLKDGPGLIFHHSGKEVELSREKPEAVCAYAGASI, encoded by the coding sequence ATGCTTCATCGAGAACGGCTCAATCCCCCGCGATATATCTATCCGGGTGATGAATGGAAAATCATCGAAAAAAAATTCTATCCTGCATTTCTCGGCCAGATGGAGACGATATTTGCCTTGAGCAACGGCTATCTCGGCATGCGCGGTACTTTTGAAGAAGGAAGGCCTTTCTATAACCACGGCAACCTGATTAACGGGTTTTATGAAAGCTGGCCGATAGTGTATGGCGAAAAGGCCTACGGCTTTGCAAAAACGGGTCAGACCATCGTCAATCTTCACGACCTCAAGGTCATTCGATTATTTGTCGACGATGAACCCTTTTTTCTGCCGACTGCAGACCTCAGGCATTTTGAGCGTACACTGGACATGAAAGCAGGAACCCTGACCCGGGATATTCTCTGGGAAATGCCGTCCGGCAAGCTGGTCTCTATAAAATCGACACGAATGGTCTCCTTTGAACATAGACATCTTGCGGCTATCCAGTACGAGGTGAAAGTGCTGAACTCTCATGCTCCGCTGGTGATTTTATCTGAGATTACCCCCCACCGCACCATCCGGGGGACGGATGGGGATCCACGGGATACCCGGGTTTTCAGAGAAAAAGTTTTGAATCCGGAAACTAAAGTGGCAGCGGATCTTCAGATTATCCTGGGATTTATCACACGAAACAGCCAAATGACTCTGGGATGCGGCTTTGATCACAGTGTGGAAACGGAGAATCCGGTGAGTTGGGAGAATGAGGCTCTCGCTGATGAAGGTAAAATCATTTTTTCGGTAGAGGCGCAACCTGAAATTCCGATCCGGATTACCAAATGGATGAGTTTTCATACTTCCCGAAAAACGGCTCCGGAGGATTTGTGCAGGAGGGTCAAACTGACTCTGGTCCGCGCCAAGGAAGATGGTTTCGATGCGCTTCTGAACTCCCAGAAGGAGTTTCTGGAGAACTACTGGCAGAAAAGTGATGTCCAGATGGCAGTAACGGAGAGGCGTAAAACAGGCGGCCGTTCCACTGAAGAATGGCAGCAGGCTATCCGCTGGAATCTGTTCCAGCTCTGTCAGGCCTCCAGCCGGGCCGAGGGCACGGGAATTCCGGCAAAAGGTCTGACCGGTGGCGGATATGAGGGCCATTATTTCTGGGACATCGAAATATATGTGCTCCCTTTTCTGATATACACCAATCCGCGGATTGCCAAAAATCTGCTCAAATTTCGGCACAGCATGCTCGATGGGGCCAGACAGCGAGCTCGGGACGTCAACCAGCGCGGCGCACTGTTCCCCTGGCGGACCATCAATGGAGATGAAGCCTCTGCACATTATGCTGCAGGTACCGCTCAATACCACATCAACGCTGATATTATGTTCGGTTTGAAAAAATATGTGGAGGTGACCGGGGATTTGGAATTTCTTTACCGGGAAGGCGCGGAAATGTTGGTGGAGACTGCGAGATTATGGCGGAGTCTCGGTTTTTTTTCACAACGAAAGGACGGCAGGTTCTGCATCCATGGAGTGACTGGACCGGATGAATACAATACTGTAGTGAACAACAATGCCTACACCAATCTGATGGCCCGGGAAAATCTCTGGTTTGCCGCAGATACCATCGATAACCTGCACCTGGACGATGTGGGAAATTATCAGAGTCTGCTGGACAAGACCCTTCTGGATTACGCTGAGGTCGAAGAGTGGCGGCGGGCTGCCGACCACATGTATATACCCTATGACGAGAACTTGGGAATCCATCCCCAGGATGACAGTTTTCTGGAAAAAAAGGAGTGGGATTTTGCCGGAACGCCTCCGGAGAACTATCCTCTTCTGCTCCATTATCATCCGCTGGTGATCTACCGTCACCGGGTGATCAAGCAGACCGATCTGGTCCTGGCTCTATTTCTTCTCGGGCAGGAATTTTCCGAGGAAGAAAAATTGCGGAACTTCAATTATTATGATCGTCTTACTACTGGAGATTCCTCTCTTTCCGTTGGGGTGCAGAGCATTATGGCCTCCGAGATAAAAAACTACCGCAAAGCAGGGCAGTATGCCAGGTACGCGGTCCTGATGGATTTGGCGGATATCGGCGGCAATATCGGGCATGGCGCCCATATCGCTTCCATTGGTGCATCCTGGATGGTTCTGGCTTACGGTTTTGCCGGAATGCGGGACTACAACGGGAATATTTCTTTTAATCCCAGAATTCCCGAGCGCTGCACTCTCTTTCGTTTCTGTCTGAGGATCCGAGGAAGCTCCGTGGAGGTCGAACTGATTCCCGAAGCAGCCGTCTATCGCCTTAAGGATGGACCGGGCCTTATTTTTCATCACTCTGGAAAAGAGGTGGAGTTGAGCCGGGAAAAGCCTGAGGCGGTTTGTGCCTATGCCGGAGCATCAATTTAA
- a CDS encoding YqaA family protein, which yields MDNSTSGKGHQKRIGRWLERLERSQHVMWLLFSLSFLETIILPIPIELVLIPFMLTNRHRLWKTAAYVTAGCLAASVFGYGIGYFLLETAGEWMINTMGWQQGYEKFQNLFDQHGFFAILMVGMVPIPFQTAMLAAGAAGYPVWKFVLAATLARGIRYFGLAWLVFVLGKQTVILWQNHRLIVGLGLATIVLALWALTQWLSSVLI from the coding sequence TTGGATAATTCAACCTCCGGGAAAGGACACCAAAAACGAATTGGCCGCTGGCTGGAGCGCCTGGAAAGGTCCCAACATGTTATGTGGCTGCTCTTCAGCCTTTCGTTTCTGGAAACCATCATTCTGCCGATCCCGATAGAACTTGTTCTCATCCCCTTCATGCTCACCAACCGTCACAGGTTGTGGAAAACTGCCGCCTATGTCACCGCCGGTTGCCTGGCCGCCTCAGTTTTTGGTTACGGCATAGGATACTTTCTCCTTGAAACCGCCGGGGAATGGATGATCAATACAATGGGATGGCAGCAGGGTTATGAAAAATTCCAGAACCTCTTCGACCAACACGGCTTCTTTGCCATTCTCATGGTGGGTATGGTTCCAATACCTTTTCAAACAGCCATGCTCGCCGCCGGAGCTGCCGGTTATCCTGTCTGGAAATTCGTACTGGCGGCGACCCTGGCCAGGGGCATACGCTACTTCGGATTGGCCTGGCTGGTATTTGTCTTAGGAAAGCAAACGGTAATCCTTTGGCAGAATCATCGTTTGATCGTCGGTCTGGGCCTGGCGACCATCGTCCTTGCTCTCTGGGCGCTGACACAGTGGCTTTCTTCAGTTCTCATCTAA
- a CDS encoding glycosyltransferase family 10 domain-containing protein, with protein MIVKFMHRGFRKSRPISTLLRQFPGMNPVWGHCSFIFDADCRDYDWLVVYHDLPRNNGLINEERLACPRERTMLLTGEPSTITVYGTDYLRQFGCIVTFQEPWAIRHPQAFFRHPGLTWFYGITSDNKFLSWDELVRRQPGRKDQTISTVCSSRTGTITLHSKRVAFTNWLKEQLPELEIFGHGVRPMKDKAEALDPFRYHIAVENHVYDHHLTEKLPDAFLGYCLPFYHGAPNAADYFPEESFVLIDINDRQRTFDIIRSHIANNEYEDRLPYIREARRRILEEQNLFAVIADTIEKIERRPQATTYGKVIRNRSTMRLKNPIIGLRSLSQKGLTKFYHRLALTARRKLKWTLR; from the coding sequence ATGATCGTCAAATTTATGCATAGAGGCTTCAGAAAAAGCAGGCCGATCAGCACGCTGCTCCGTCAGTTTCCGGGGATGAATCCCGTCTGGGGCCACTGCTCGTTCATATTCGACGCCGACTGTCGCGACTATGACTGGCTGGTCGTATATCATGACCTGCCCAGGAATAACGGTCTGATCAACGAAGAGCGGCTCGCCTGTCCCCGCGAGCGCACCATGCTGCTGACGGGCGAACCCTCGACCATCACGGTGTACGGTACCGATTATTTGCGGCAGTTCGGTTGTATTGTGACCTTTCAGGAACCGTGGGCGATACGGCACCCACAGGCATTTTTTCGCCACCCTGGGCTCACCTGGTTCTATGGCATCACTTCGGATAACAAATTTCTCTCGTGGGATGAATTGGTGCGCCGCCAACCTGGACGGAAAGACCAAACCATCTCGACCGTCTGTTCTTCGAGGACGGGAACGATCACGCTGCATTCAAAACGCGTGGCGTTCACAAATTGGCTGAAGGAGCAACTGCCCGAGCTGGAGATTTTCGGCCACGGCGTAAGGCCGATGAAGGACAAGGCCGAGGCCCTTGATCCCTTCCGCTACCACATCGCCGTCGAAAATCATGTGTATGATCATCATTTGACGGAAAAATTGCCTGATGCCTTTCTTGGATATTGCCTGCCGTTTTATCACGGCGCTCCCAATGCCGCCGATTACTTTCCTGAAGAGAGCTTTGTCCTCATCGATATCAATGATCGGCAAAGAACCTTCGATATCATCAGAAGCCATATTGCCAACAACGAATATGAGGACAGGTTGCCGTATATCCGTGAAGCCAGGCGGCGAATTCTCGAGGAGCAGAATCTTTTTGCCGTAATCGCCGATACCATCGAGAAAATCGAGCGCAGGCCTCAGGCAACTACATACGGGAAAGTTATCCGTAACCGCTCGACCATGCGTTTAAAAAATCCTATCATCGGCCTGCGGAGCCTCTCGCAAAAAGGATTGACCAAATTCTATCATCGCCTTGCCTTGACCGCCAGAAGAAAGCTGAAGTGGACATTGCGTTAA
- the glgA gene encoding glycogen synthase, which translates to MTMNILLLTNEYPPHIYGGAGVHIEHLSRELAEIKGNHLQILSFGDQKIQLQTMDIAGIAPAPNPLSTDRGRARFLDALYRNIMMTGLAESADIIHCHTWYSYLGGCLLKQILGIPLVITTHSLEPHRPWKKEQLGGSYDGVCWLERAAFAAADGIIAVSQAMKEDTEKLFGIAADRVQVIHNGIDAGTFHKIREPQILKHYDINPDKPYILFVGRITSQKGILHLVHSLPLLNEGIQVVLCAGMPDTEKIGREMHEAVQKARTKTTNNIIWIEQMVPVPDLIALYSHADIFVCPSVYEPFGIINLEAMACSTPVVAAAVGGIPEVVVHGQTGLLVPFQSRGGGSPEPQDPDGYSRDLAAAVNALMASAGKRSQMGKEGRQRVEALFSWKSIARQTQDFYRSLTVPPTFPR; encoded by the coding sequence ATGACCATGAACATTCTGCTGCTGACCAATGAATATCCACCCCACATTTACGGGGGTGCCGGCGTCCACATAGAACACCTGAGCCGGGAACTTGCCGAAATCAAAGGAAACCATCTTCAGATCCTGAGTTTCGGAGACCAGAAAATTCAACTCCAGACCATGGATATCGCGGGCATAGCCCCAGCCCCAAACCCTCTTTCCACCGACCGGGGACGCGCCAGGTTCCTTGATGCCCTGTATCGTAACATCATGATGACCGGCCTGGCGGAATCAGCCGATATTATCCACTGCCATACCTGGTACTCCTATCTGGGCGGCTGCCTTCTTAAGCAGATTCTGGGAATTCCTCTGGTGATCACCACCCACTCCCTGGAACCGCACCGCCCCTGGAAAAAGGAACAGCTGGGAGGCAGCTACGATGGAGTCTGCTGGCTTGAAAGAGCCGCCTTTGCCGCAGCGGACGGCATCATCGCCGTTTCACAGGCAATGAAAGAGGATACCGAAAAGCTCTTCGGGATCGCAGCCGACCGGGTGCAGGTCATCCATAACGGCATTGATGCCGGAACTTTCCATAAAATCAGGGAGCCGCAGATCCTCAAGCATTACGACATCAACCCCGACAAACCCTATATTCTCTTCGTCGGCAGAATCACCAGTCAAAAAGGTATCCTTCATCTGGTTCACTCTCTGCCGCTGCTTAACGAGGGTATTCAGGTCGTACTCTGTGCCGGTATGCCGGATACCGAAAAAATCGGCCGGGAAATGCATGAAGCGGTACAGAAGGCCAGGACCAAAACGACAAACAACATCATCTGGATCGAACAGATGGTTCCGGTACCTGACTTAATAGCTCTCTACAGCCATGCCGACATCTTCGTCTGCCCCTCGGTCTATGAACCCTTCGGCATCATCAACCTTGAGGCCATGGCCTGCAGCACCCCGGTGGTAGCTGCTGCGGTCGGCGGTATTCCCGAAGTGGTGGTGCATGGTCAAACCGGACTGCTGGTTCCTTTTCAATCCAGGGGAGGCGGCAGCCCCGAACCTCAAGACCCGGATGGCTATTCCCGGGATCTCGCCGCTGCCGTCAATGCCCTGATGGCCTCTGCCGGGAAAAGAAGTCAAATGGGAAAAGAGGGCCGCCAAAGGGTCGAGGCGCTTTTCAGCTGGAAGAGCATCGCCCGCCAAACCCAGGATTTTTACCGGTCGCTGACCGTGCCCCCCACTTTTCCCCGGTGA